TGAATCCATGGATGCCCACCCATCGGTTAAGTCTTGTTCTGCAACAGATGacttatcattattttgattttcaacGTCATTTTCATCCACTTTTGACACATCTCCCTTTAACGACTTAACTAGGAAACAGCCCCATATCTTTTTGGCTATAGAGACCCACAAAAATGCTAACTTTTCTTTCAAGTAATGAGgatcatcttcatttattttatttgctAATTCGATAACCCAGTTTCTTATAGTGGAAACTTTATctgaattgaataaatgaAATCTCTTATTGATAGAATTTTGTAACAAAGACAATCCAAAGTGCCTAACTATGTAATTCTTACCATTATTTTCTGGTAACGCTAGTTGATAGCCCCAAAATGGTGATTCTTCATTTGTTTTAATCGAttctaaaaatatttgtgCTTCTCTTCGTTGATCATTCGTCGCTTTAGGATCATATATGACCTCCAAAgcattgattatttgattgaCTCCGCTATTATCCATTGTCATTTGTATAACTGATAGtaattaataatggaatCTGTATAAAATGAGAGACAATAATCTGTGGACAAGTTTAAAATTCCTATTCTTCAAACagttaaaaaaaaaaatcgaaACAATAATTCACTGTATTCAATACACCACAAGTAAACACTCAATAAAtgttaatcaattttaaatatcaatattcttttcaatcTAAGTTATTATGATCGTAAAGGCGTTTAATGTTCTAGTAAATCCTTACAACATCAGACATCCTGCGTATAGCctattaatataatacacgataaattttgataattaaGTATATGGCGatataaagatatataGATTACAAGTAGAACTTTCTCTTATCACGTTCCATATCAGGTCTGTGTTCCCATTCGACATCATCCTTAATACCCTTTTGTAATCTTCTTAATTTGAGAGTGAACTGGGGACCTAATTCCTGTAAACCCACCTTCTCCTCATTACGGaatatatatctatgtctcctgaagaagatataatCTCTTTGGTTATGTAATGTTATGACTTGTCTACCTTGGAATTCAGGTTTATGAGGAAACAATGATTGAAATAATCTACCAACAGTCTTACCTAACCtggtattgaaattattcaatatcaattcagGTATGTGATCGGTAGCCCTACCATGGCCAGCGATCTTCTTTCCTTCTGTTAACGAGGTAACTGAGAAGTAAAATGTAGGGCCTTCTGGTAAATGAATGAATGTTAAACCAGTTACCACCTTTTTATCTTCGTTTATAACCACAAGGTCGGTGTAATCTCTATTTTTACAAAATTTGGCCATATCTTGCATGCTGAATTCTCTTTTACGCTTGACAAATGTCACATTGGGTAAGAAATCCATCAAGAGATCTGCAAATTCATAAGCTGGTTTTTTAGCGTTTGCGTTGGTGGTGAGTAAAATTTTAGGTTCCTGTGAACTAGCGAaatattgatcaaattcGTCTTCCCCTTCTACTTCTTGTGTGATAGTTTCGTCAAATACTCTCTTACTTTCAATAGTCTCTGGTATATTTGCAGCTAATCTTTCTTCCTTTAATTCAGGATTAGATCTTTCCTCCTTGGCTCTTTCATTTCTTAATTTGTGACGGGCCTtgattttttcttgtttcaaATCAGCAAATAACTTCAGCCTCTTCTGcttattctttatattcttcaacgCTTCACTGGTACTCATGTTGATTATTGCTTGTGAAACAAAAAGAGTTAATGTTCTAAAACAAATTTACtaagaaaataatttttttggtGATGAGAGATGAGATATTTTTGACCTAACTCACAATATCATGGGTTTAAGCAAAATAAGTTTAGACCAATGGTCTAGGTATATTAAACTGAAAACTTGGATATTTGAAGATACATGCTCTACTATAGCTTCTAATAACTTGTTGCTACTtttaaatgatatatttcCAAAAAAGTTTCAATCTAAAAAATTAGGCTTTGAGAAGAGCCACTTGCCCATCGGCTTCCACtttttgtataataatcaaCCTAACGTGACGCTTGGATCTGATGGGTATGACAATTATCAGGCGCCAATGATAGAAAACAAACAGGCCtatagaagaagaatgtgGGTAAAaggaaatattgaattttatagGTCGCCATTGTTGaatgaatatttaaaatgtACAGAACATGTTCACACAGTTAAGACTCTTGGAGATGCAACGTTTGTCAATATTAATAGAGAGTTTAGTAATGCACAAAGTCTTAACTTCGTTGAAAATAGAACattgatatataaaaaCGATTTATATCACCCGGTAACGAATAAAGCTAGTTTCCCAAAATTTAACGATACACTCAATATCCAATTATCATATAATGACATTATACGATACAGTTATTTAACATATAATTGTCATAAGATTCATTACGATGGAAATTATTGTCGAGGGAAGGAAAACCTACCAGAAATAATTGTACAAGGTCCATTTATGGTTACTCTTCTATTATATTGGTTTCAAAAGTTGCATTCTGActtcattatcaagaaattcacGTATAAGAATATCGAGCCATGGCTTTTAAATGATAAAGTAACCTTAGGGTGTGTCGAGGGGGAGGATTCTTATAAATtacaaattattaatgaagaaaggGGAAAGGTGTATATGGAAGGAATGATCAAATAGATACGATGAAATAGGATCTTACTGAAGTAAAGAATATCGTAGAAATAAGTGATGAAAGTTCTAAAACGTAGCTCTTTTTTGTTGTATACCCATACATAAAATCCAGAGGTATTGGGTTCATTAATTGATAACTGGCTATCCTCGGAACTAATATTTAACTCAAATGCTCTTTTAGCTAGTAATAATTTACATAAGAGCCTCGGGTGTTCAATGTCAGAGTCCTTACTGAATTCTGTATCAGGTTGCTGATCATCTACATTACCTACTGTACACGAAAAACCAGCAAACTGCGTGTCGCCAACTGTGACTCTTACATTTAGTGCAACATTATACATATAAAACAACGTCATACAtttagatatatatttttaccAGAGAAAGTACCACGATCAACGAATCTATTCGGAAAGACCAATGACACCACAGGCTGGTCTAGCACCAGCGTTACCGGTCTTCTTAGATTCAGCATTACCACCCTTACCTAAATCGTCGGTACCGGCGTGAATAACAACAGTTCTACCTAAAATGGAATTTTGACCGATTAACTTGACGAATAAGTCTTGTTTAGAACCCTTAGCAACACCAGAAGTATCAGTTGTAACGTTACCTAAATCACCGACATGTCTGTTATCGTCTTCTGGAGCACCATGTTCCTTTGTGAACGGGTTGAAGTGAGGTCCAGCAGAAGTACAACCGTTGGTGTTATCACCAAATGTGTGGACGTGGAAACCTCTTAAAGCATTAGCATCATTACCAGAAATCTCCCATGTAATAGTAGTTGGGTCAGACTCTGACGATTGTTCGAAGTTAACGACACCGCTAACCTTAGAATCACCTCTTAATACAGCAACTGCATTGTTGTTAGTATGCACCCTTAATACTTCTTTCTCCCACTCAATGCGAGCAAATAATCAACTGTCAGATACTTATTTCGGACGATGAGCAAATATTCTATCAATTAgtcaaaattgaataacaaATTGACTCAATTGTTCAAGTAACAAATCGATCGATTATATTGCTCATTACTCAATACATCAATTGATTGCATAGTATCTAACCAATTTACCTATACTATATATACATACCTGCTTTGGCcattttttataatttgatttaataataagtaTAATATATACTTTAAACTGTAGCAATTTGTTTATAGTCCTTTTATAGTACCGTTGGAAAGCAATTATGGCCAATGATTGTCCAAAACCCGCTCGAAAAAAAGTACACAAAAGCTTACACCAAATGACCGGCTAGACTACACGGTTCATTACTAATACGGAATTACCCATGTCAAAAAGTCATAATCGACAATTTGGATAGTAAATTGAAGACATCATGCAGCCATTGTAGACAATTAATTGAGGACTGGTGAATTTAATGGGAAATAGCCACTTATGTACTAAATGACAGAGTACCCTGCAAGTTATGAGGCAAACCCAAAGTACCCTGCAAGTTCAATACCTCACTGGTTATGGGATTGTAGGCCAGTAGCTCCAATAGACGATCCGGAAGAGATATTTAGGTGGATAACTGGCAACAATAAATAGAGTTGTTGCAGCAATCGTGCCAATTTTGTCCGTGAAAATTGGATGCAACATCGAGCCGTATAATTCCCAGTACTCCATACATGCGTACGGATACGGACTACATGTGACTGGAAATGACACAGACTACAACAACAGCCCTACGATTTGTGAACTCTAAGCAGAAAGCActtaattttgatattctaAATACATAGATCCCTAAAAAGAGTGTAGCCACACCATTAGCCAATAAGGCGCCGATTGTGAACGGGCGATTCTGCCGCTTCTCACAATTGAATTATCGGTTCTCAAATTTCTTGCTGGTGAAACCCGATGTTATTTCTTTAGGCGTCGGACTCCAAACGTCGAATTTGACGTGGAAATATAGTCTGTAGACTCTGAATTTCGCTAGTCTTCTAAAGTTGGACTTTCGCCTTCATCTCGCTTACCGAGTGGTTTGCCGGGTGGACACCTACACCATCCACTAGACCCTCCCGTATCTCTGCtcgttttcttctttcagTCTTAATCTTTCTTTCACCGTCCTTCTTTTGATGTTTGATCTTACGTATCTTGCTTTTTGGTGAATTCTCAG
This is a stretch of genomic DNA from Debaryomyces hansenii CBS767 chromosome G complete sequence. It encodes these proteins:
- a CDS encoding DEHA2G17732p (uniprot|O42724 Debaryomyces hansenii DEHA0G18898g SOD1 Superoxide dismutase 1), whose amino-acid sequence is MAKAVAVLRGDSKVSGVVNFEQSSESDPTTITWEISGNDANALRGFHVHTFGDNTNGCTSAGPHFNPFTKEHGAPEDDNRHVGDLGNVTTDTSGVAKGSKQDLFVKLIGQNSILGRTVVIHAGTDDLGKGGNAESKKTGNAGARPACGVIGLSE
- a CDS encoding DEHA2G17754p (similar to ca|CA4121|IPF7081 Candida albicans IPF7081 unknown function); translated protein: MRYYTPIDRFLNKIKRKGFFLYSSIILLSTLYVFYTISHLPDVSKIEPENSPKSKIRKIKHQKKDGERKIKTERRKRAEIREGLVDGVGVHPANHSVSEMKAKVQL
- a CDS encoding DEHA2G17710p (weakly similar to uniprot|P38790 Saccharomyces cerevisiae YHR067W HTD2 Mitochondrial 3-hydroxyacyl-thioester dehydratase involved in fatty acid biosynthesis required for respiratory growth and for normal mitochondrial morphology) codes for the protein MGLSKISLDQWSRYIKSKTWIFEDTCSTIASNNLLLLLNDIFPKKFQSKKLGFEKSHLPIGFHFLYNNQPNVTLGSDGYDNYQAPMIENKQAYRRRMWVKGNIEFYRSPLLNEYLKCTEHVHTVKTLGDATFVNINREFSNAQSLNFVENRTLIYKNDLYHPVTNKASFPKFNDTLNIQLSYNDIIRYSYLTYNCHKIHYDGNYCRGKENLPEIIVQGPFMVTLLLYWFQKLHSDFIIKKFTYKNIEPWLLNDKVTLGCVEGEDSYKLQIINEERGKVYMEGMIK
- a CDS encoding DEHA2G17688p (highly similar to uniprot|P38805 Saccharomyces cerevisiae YHR088W RPF1 Nucleolar protein involved in the assembly of the large ribosomal subunit); the encoded protein is MSTSEALKNIKNKQKRSKLFADLKQEKIKARHKLRNERAKEERSNPELKEERLAANIPETIESKRVFDETITQEVEGEDEFDQYFASSQEPKILLTTNANAKKPAYEFADLLMDFLPNVTFVKRKREFSMQDMAKFCKNRDYTDLVVINEDKKVVTGLTFIHLPEGPTFYFSVTSLTEGKKIAGHGRATDHIPELILNNFNTRLGKTVGRLFQSLFPHKPEFQGRQVITLHNQRDYIFFRRHRYIFRNEEKVGLQELGPQFTLKLRRLQKGIKDDVEWEHRPDMERDKRKFYL